The Lycium barbarum isolate Lr01 chromosome 11, ASM1917538v2, whole genome shotgun sequence genome contains the following window.
ctttgttgagttactatatttgacatcgccCGCTTTATGCTAATTAAATGTGTCATTTGAGCGTATCAGACTATTCCTATGTCTCATACCAAATGTGGGACACATCTTGCAACTGGAAAGCTTTTAAATCTGCTGCCTCTGTACTAGTAGCATGCATCATATGAAGTACCTTCTGCAGCCCATCAATGAAATTATGCGGGTCTTCATCCTTCTTAGACCCTGTGAACACTAGGGACTTCATGCGAAGAAACTCTTGGGTTCTAGAACTGGTTGACCCACTACTAGCACCGGTAGGGGTCGTTTCTTATCGCTGGGCCTGATTAGCCAAAATCTAAGTGAGCAGCTGAATAGTTCCTCTAACATCCGCGTCCGAAGCATTGGGAGGTGTAGCGGTAGCATTAGTTGGGGCGGTTGTCTGAGCCTGAGCATTCTCTTCTGTAGCTGTGTCAAcggtagccctctggctagtagTTGTATTCCTCTTGTTGTACTTTCTTTTCggagccatttctgaaatacgtaatttgcacgagttagaagaattcccaAAAGTACTACTCTCACTGCATGAACTAGAGTATGAAAAAAGTGAAACAAATTTTGAATGTCTTGgtagtcaactgtttatatgtgcggggccctcacacatataaaggcgACCCCACTAGACATGGCTTCATAGActcctaagacacttgaacctagtgctctgataccaagctttgtcaccccgcgaaccatggcctaggcgtaacatGGCACTTcatgcctaactgcatgtgaccaagcgaacccataggctggctgaatcaacatgtgatatcaaaacatgtaataataaggaaataagactaacacatgctgatctactacAAGTCTGactaaaaaatatattaaatgcgAAAATATTGTTTAAGTCTAAACATCTGAAATAAATGTCATCAAGGCTAACACATCAAAGTTTTGCTAATATCTGACTGACTAGAATATAtatatgaagcctctaaagataACTGTCTAAATGTTGGGAAGACTGAAACAGGATAACACCCCCGTGGAACTGGGGCTGACCAATCAGCTGATACGAGCAGTCCTAGTTAGTTGGATCTTCAAACTGTATATCGCATGATGCAGGCTCCCAAACAATAAAAAAGGACATcggcacatttgaattgtactggtatgtaaagtaactgaaagaagaaatataagtactgaaactgaactaaacaggaaagcaagaatctgaagtactccctgttctgaatgaagaatcacctgtatgacagtaaatataaactgtggcctagggcctaaataatgtgcacaaaaactatggcctcaggcccaagcaatatgtATGCATAAacagtggcctagggcccaaaaatacatatacaacattaaacaatttacaagactaaGACTGGCTATagttgatagcatgataactatttctgattatggaacttGAACAAATAACTGATTAtatactgactgagactcatgtgatgtcaatacataagtatataatgattacgtactgagttcatgatattcaaagtgaTCACTAcgaacgaattatgaaactataaccctagaagatagcagttctacaactattcaagaaactaagGCTAATCTGTATtatgagtcaaattactgataagcatgtagaatgaggcgtagggagaatcataaatGCGCCCTAACGTAGACAATTCACCTCACATAAATTAGCTGCTTTAAAATCCACAATAAAAGTCTGAactttgagaagaatcccaaaagcttGTGTCTCAAACCTTGaatatgggttttcttgaaaaccctaggttaagaacaatgattcccTAATTAGGTTAGATGAGCACATGATTTAATCCACTTGGAATAGGTTAGGAtagcttaccttagtgttcttgatggTGGAGGAGGAgagcaggtcgttctagggtGTAGGGACTtgtaaacataaaaaataaaactaaaaCTCGGTATTTATCGATTCTGGTGCCTATTGACTTTTACAGACTGAATTACGGTCAGTAATTCTTGGACAGTAATTTTTTATGTCTCAAAATAGAATGCCCGGTTAAACAGCTCTCCAATTACGGTCACGAATTATGGTCCGTAATTCGAATTACGGTTCGTAATTCCTGACCGTAATTTTCCATATCAAAACCAGTGAACAAATTAATAATTACGGACCGAATTACGGCCCGTAATTCTGGGCGTAAAATTCCATCTGCTGAACTGAAGGAAAATTCCAACTCCAACATCTAAGTCtaaaatcatggtcaaagcttaagttaaaggtctgaggtgttacaatacactttcttttttagtttgtctcaaaaagaatgatacatttctatatgtAGAAATAATTTAAGAGAAAATACATCATTACTCCTCTGAACTTGTACCTTATTTTCAAGAAGACACTCTAACTTTGTAGGGATCATATTACCCTGAACAATTTTGAACTAATATTATTACCTATTTTTTCGGTCAATCTCAGTTTTAAGGAAAAAGGTGATTTTCACGCACCAATCCCTGATGGCCACGTGTCAAAtgccataaattaaaaaaatatatatatatcttttataaATAAGCAAATAAATAATTAAGACTTTCCAAACCCCTCCCCACCTACTTCTCCCCTTCCCTAACCTTCTTTACCAAACAACAACGACAGTACCGGAACTTAAGCCTTCATAAACGGAAATAAGAATCCGttttccattttccattttccattttccaTTTTGTGCTATTGTTACTGTGAATTTAGGAAAATTATAATCATTTTATGCTATTTTTCTGTTCTTGATATTATGTAAATACATTTTACTATTTTTCTATTTTTCATGTCATATAACAACCACTATTCTTCTGTCTCTTAGTCATCGGAGAATGTTTTTTTGCCAAAAAATGGTGGCTGACAGTGACCATCTCCCTCTCCATTTTTTCTTTTCACTTTTTATTACCTCTTCATCATCTCCGTCGGAAAATAAACGCCGGCAGCGGTGAAACCCACAACCAGCTAATAACGAAGAAGAAGggagaaacaaaagaaagaaatgaaaagaaaaggcaaACAAGTAAAATAGTAAGAGAACAAAATAGAAATAGAAAAATCTATATAAAGCCTAGACATAAGTCTGCTGATGTGGCATGCCTCAAAAGCCAACATTTGTATTTATCCATTTTCTTAGAATTTTGTCTTTTAATCCTCTTATTAAAGTGCTCTAAAACTCATTAAACCCCTAAGCCTAACAGTCGCATCACTTCCAAGCGGTGAGGTCCAGCGTTTCGCATCAGTTACAAGCCGTGAAAATCGATTTTTTTTTCCACTAAAATCCCTATGTTGTATGTATGCAACACACAATCTCAACTATATGGTTTCAAACACTGGATAAAGATCCAGTCCAGTAGAAGTTGATCATGTAATGTTCAATGGCCCTATAGATTAATGACATGTGTACCATTAAAAAATACCTGGTGGAGATCCATTTTAACTCAAAGGAATATTAAAATAATTGAAAACAGTAAAATATACTAACGTTTGCCGTTAGTGTGTACACCCACGTTTCTTACCTTTTAAACTGCAAAATAAAGCCGCAAAGTGCACAATaatattttctcaaaaaaaaaaaaaaagttagatggCGGGAATCTATGCCCGACTTTTTGACCCTCCAAAACTCTTTCCATTTGGAAAGATAATACATATCACTAAAAGATATGGGATTATTCATCTTTTACAAGTACCTTTTAATCTTTTCCTAAGAAATCCAAGATTTCCAGTGATTCTTCTGGAAAACAAGGTTTTACTCTCTTCTTCTCTTTTAATATTAGTTAATGTTTGATCTTGTATAATTTTGAttcctttatttattttaaagtttGGTTATTTGATGTTGATCTAGTATCACGTTGATTCCTTGTTCGGAATTGAATAATGTGTTGATTTTTATTTTGAAGTATAATTGAGAATTTGGGGGAAAGCATGTGTGAAACTACTCCGGAAGAAATTTTACAAGGTAACTCTCACGGGCTAGTAGATTATGAGCCGAAACTTGGACTTGAGTTTGATAGTGATGAGAATCCACTTAATTTTTACAATGAGTATGCAAGAAGGGTTGGTTTTAGTGTTCGCAGAGAGTACCTCAATACAAATAAGAAATTAGGTTATGTGACGTCACGGAAGATTACATGTTACGAGGGTTTTCGTAGGAATGATAAACAAAAAGAACAAGTTAAAAAATCCCGAAGAGAAACTCGAACAGGGTGTCAAGCTCATATTATTGTTACCCGTCAGTCAACGGGAAAGTACCGTATTACTAAAGTTGAGTTGGAACATAATCATTCTCTTGTTCCACCGACAATGGTCCATATGTTGCCATCTCACAGAAAGATAAACGAAGTTCAGGCTCATGAAATAGATTTAGCAGAGGATGCTGTATTATTTTCTAAAGCGACATTTGATTTTATGAGTCTTCAAGCTGGCGGCAGAGTAAATTTGGGTTACACCAAGTTAGATCAGAAGAACTACCTCGGAACAAAACGACAAAAAGCTATGAGACAAGGGGAAGCAGGTAAATAAACTTACACACAATGTAGATAAGAAATATATGACAACTTCTTAATTCTACCAGATTCTAATATTAGAAAAATGGtaactatgttttttttttttttggtttcgtCCAGGAGTGCTATTAGAATGCTTTGAGAAGAAGAGAATtgacgacccatctttcttttctGCGGTACAGTTAGATGTTGATGACATGATCACAAATATATTTTAGGCAGATTCAAAAATGATAATAGACTATGAGATTTTTGGAGATGTGCTCTCATTTGATACCACTTACCAGACGAATAGAGAGCACCGACCCTTGGCTAGTTTCGTTGGATTGAACAATCATAGGAAAATGGTTGTTTTCGTAGGTGCTTTAATGTATGATGAGACTTCAGAGTCATTTCAGTGGTTGTTTGAGACATTTTTCAAAGCAATGTCCGGAAAAAAACCGATAACAATTTTTACAGATCAAGATGCTGCTATAAGTAAGGCTATCTCACTCGTGATGCCTGAAGTTCATCACAGTTTGTGCGTCTGGAACATGGAGCAAAAATGCAACTAAACATCTCAATCAAATTTATAAAAGGTACGCTTCCTTTCGTGGTGATTTTAGACGATGCATTTATGTGTATCTGGATGAGGACGAATTTATAAATGCTTGGAATAGCATTCTTGATGAATATAACCTTCATGAAAATGAATGGTTGCAAGGAATATATGCATTAAGAGAAAAATTATTTGCGGCATACGAAAAGAAATTTTTTTCAGGTGGTATGAATAGCACACAATTGAGTGAAAGTTTGAATGGTGATTTGAAGGATTACTTGCAGTCTGATTACAACATCGTGCAATTTTTTAAGCATTACGATCGAGCAATTGAGGATAAGAGATATAATGAGTTGCAAGATACTTGTGATGCATCACAACGATTTCCGGTATTAAAAGCACAAGTCCCTATTTTGGCTCATGCTAGAGAGGTATATACATCACATATTTTCAAGATGAATATATGAAATCTTTGTCAATGAAAGTGAATAGATGTGAGGAGAACGATTTATCCATCATGTATAAGGTCAGCAAGCATGGACATGCTCGAGAGTATTTTGTGAAGGTGACAGAGATAGGCCATATATCTTGTACTTGCTTGAAGTTTGAGTCCATGGGTATACTGTGTTGTCATATAATAAGAATTCTCGATATGGTAAGAGGAGTTAGTAGAAGTCCAACTGAGTACATTTTAAAAAGGTGGACAATAGATGCAAAAGCCGAAGATATTAAAGAAGTTGATGGGCAATACATAGAGATCAAGGATCCGAAGTTGATCACTATGAATCGTTATAGAGTTCTTTGTCCTATATTTGTTAGATTGGAGGCAAATGTTTCTGAAACAGATGATGGCTATAAGGAAGCAATAGCGTGTGCTAATGAGCTAAGTTCAAAATTGAAAGAAATCATGAAGGTGACAGCTCCATCTCTTTGTACTAGCAGCTCAGGAAAAGATTTATTAGAAGCAAATAATAGTAAAGATATCCTCACACAAGCCAAAGGCTTAAAAAAGAAAGATGGGACGCGACGTAAAAAAGGGCCAAAGGTTGTCTTGAGGCAAACGCAAATAGCAAGAAAGCTCGAGGAAACAAGTCAAGTCACGTTAACCAGATAGGATCGAGAGCCGATGATAGAACTCCATCTGATAATACAAATATTTTCAATCAGGTatatcaaattttatttttcaatgATTAGAatgtctcatatatatatatatatatatatatatatatatatatatatatatatatatatatatatatatatatgagacatTCTAATCATTGAAAATGTTTACTCagttacattattttttttattaattggtAGGATTCGGTATCAACGGGAACCATTTTCGAGAATTCTGATTTAAGTGCTTCTCAAAATATGACGTGTGCTAGCTTATCCCATAATTCAGTGTTTTCTCTTTCGATGGAATATCCCAGCTTTACTCAAATGCTTACGGTAATAGTAATGAactgcttttaaaaaaaaatagtcatatatataatTTCATTTTCAATTAACTTCATGTTTGTCATTTGCATAGGAACCTCTTTGCTTTAATGTTGATGCACATTCACAAAGGTCTTATTCAGTTCCTCCTGATCAGGTTCATATTGGATGaagtttttacttttattttttaaagtacACATTTAGCTGTTAACATTTTAAAATTGTCTACATTTTGCAGGCAAACCTTTTTGAGAGTCGAGGATCGCAAAAGTTTCAAGATAACAATACATTATGATCTCTGTTAATTTTGTTCGCGTTGACTTTTTTTTGGCACTCTATAGATTGAATGTTATGTATATTTAATCAACTTGAGTATCGTTTATACTCAATTTAATTGGATGGATAAAGAATGGTATTCTTACTTTCACCAATACTTGCAAAAAGGGTGATAGAAAGAGAAGGATATTGTGAATCCTCAGTAACATACTTGCAGCATTGCAAAATGATGAAACttaattttgttttatattttagaTTTGAACCTTTTATAGCCTTAGTATAAGTCATTTGGAGCGTTCGCAATCTTGTGAGATGCCAAATATTTTGTGGAGTAGGGGTGTCAACGGTTTTTAAGAACCGATCGAACCGAACTGTAAATCGTGATATTGTGTTCCAACTTCTATTTGTGACTCTTATATTATAGTTTAAAGATATTATCAAATTGTACCGATACAAAAGAGAAATCGAGACGATGGGATGGGATGGGATGGGATGGTTTCGTAAAATCTAATTTTGATATTACAATAGCTAATAAATCATACCCATGACACTCCAATCGTGGAGTTGGAttagttaaaaaaataaatagcGTTGAGTActatattactatgagataattCATTAGTTTTTCTTTCTCTAAATGAGGTATCCATTGATTAAGGAAAAATTATTGGTAAGAAATTTGACAATATTTGACACCAAGTACCGAGAAAAGATTAATacttgtatttgtattttaacgTGCTATTATAAAATTTCTTTTCAAAAAGATAATTAAGAGAAGACCATTCCCATGGAATCCTTTAAGGAGAGGATGAAGGATTCCCAAGTATACATAATAACTGTTTGGTGCACTTTCCTTCAGTTTCCAGTTTAAAATAAGGAACATATTTGCAGTTTAAAAGGTAAGAAACGTGGGTGTACACACTAACGACTATTTtactatttttaattattttaataatcCTTTGAGTTAAAATGGATCTCCATCATGTATTTTTTAATGGTACACATGTCATTAATCTATAGGGCCATTGAACATTACATGACCAACCTTCTACTGGACTGGATCTTTATCCTCAAACACTCGCTTCAAATGTTGAGTTGCAATATCCATTTCTGGAAAATTCTTAAGCAAGTATATCCTACGCAACGCTTCCGACAACATGGTTAGTGATGAGTCATGAGTGTTTAATTGATGGAAAATTGATTGCAGTATTGTAGTCCCTAAATTCATGCGGGAGAGGTTGTATTTGTATAATTATTCGCTTTGGCCAAGGAAAAGAAAGGAGATATTTAGCTTTTACAATGCAAAGGCCGGGGAAAAGTAAACCACCCTACAAAACTCCTTTAATTTGTTTTCGATGCAGCTTTAAATGTCAGAAACCTACTTTACAAGCATGTGAAATCCAGCATTAGAAGTGAGGACAGAGTTTTGGAAGCTAAGGTTAAAAGGTGAGTAACTTATACCCCATTCGTTACTTAAGATCGTGTTCTACCCTCTATTGAATTTTATTGAATTACTGGTTCTTTTAAAACGGTAAGTTTGACGAATAATTTAACTAGGTGTAAAAACTATTATTATTAGGGGTGATTATTGGTCGgctcggttcggttcggtttatcAGTTTGTAAATATGCTTAAACGATAACCAAATCAATAAGATATTTGTTATTGATTTCTGATTAATCAGTTAGCGGTTCTTAACTGTTTGATTTTCAGTTTAACGGATAAGAAGTGCTTCTCTTTAATTCACTACACAAGATATTGTCATGTATGTCAATGTGTCACGAAATTTCGATGAATGATCAAACCATTCATTAGGTGAATGATCAAACCATATATGACAATTAAATTAAAGAGGTGTTCAGTTGAATTAAAATACTAATATTTGCAAGGGATTAGGCAGACAGTGCCCTTTTCAAGCATAAATGTCTAGGCAGAAGCAAATTCAAAATGTTGTTGCAACTTGCAAAAGGCTCTATATATAAAATAGAATTTAGGAAATAGGAAATAGGAAATTAGGAATACGATTTATAGTTAAAGACACTTTTACATAATTAGAGATAAGAATGtaattttaatatgattttattgGGTTATCGGTTTAACGATTAATTAGAACCTAAAAATCGGAAACCGAGCAATAGTCTAATAAAAGTTTTACAAAATCGTTTTAAAACCGTTTACCCAATAAATCAATAACATTTTTTTCGTTTCGATTTATCGGTTAAACCAGTTTTTGCACACCCTCATATATAATGGCAATAATGAGGGTGATGCATAAGAGATTTCCAGAAGGGTATCCAGTTAATTAGTTTGTAGTTTgtttgacaattaaaaataattgaggtttttgTCTGTGCTAGAGAGTAGAGATGATTGAAACTCACATCGTAAGCTATTTGAGAAGATTcaaatatgccaataatataGAAGAGTACGAAGTCTAATCTTAGTATGAGGAAAAAGAACTACAATTATAGAGTAGGTGGTAATTATTTTTAATTGTTAGGATTTAAGTGAAATTGATTTTGGTTCCTTCTCTTCTTTAAGATTTAAACTATTAACgaatattttatatttcagttggtGAAGTGCATAATCAAATATCAGACAATTATCATGTTTCTTATTAACTGATATTTTTCAGTTTAAAATATTAGCTAGCTACTTAGTGATTATTATCTCTAATATATGTTGTAGTTGCTAAATTAAATGTATATATCTCATAAAAGCATGCTTTAAATGGCAAGATAAAACTTAAATAAGCTTCATTGATACTGATATATAACTAACTATACAATGCACAGAAGCGTGCAAAGGATATATAAATCAAATTGGAGTATATgttatttttaagtttttttctttctgaTAATAAATTTAACGAAGCGCGGACAAATCTACTAGTAATTTTAATAAACGAAAGGatgttcatttttttattttttatttctctcACGCTCTTAAGGAGATTGAGCTACACTCACTATCCTAGGTGGCTTAAACGGTCTTTTTAAATATAACGTACAAGATCAACGGGGTAGCGATGTATTTTCTCAGTAATATAACTTAAAACTTCtcatttttacccttaatgaaatgatttacagccacataaatattcatgacttgttttagatcacatatttcaaaagtttcttttttttcttaaactatgtgcctagtcaaactatatctcacataaattgggacgggagAGTAGATAGAGTGAAGATTATATTTAGAACACTGTCTTGCTCGGCATGACTTGTAAATAAGGTAAGTTTTGCCAATCCAGCAACATATGTGAACAATTTAAAGATAAATTGAATCCAATGGTTCGTCAATCCAATAAGGCGGCTGAACAGTTTAAACAGAGACAAGCTAAAGATCAATGAGAAATAATCCTATTTTTGTATTTATAAGTACCCAACCAAATTTTAGACGGGTCGAAATATGACTATTGATTAATTTTATTCGTTCTAGCGCGTTAAACTTGAACAGATCCATCAACTTAACACCCTATTTACACTTCAGAGAGTCCCTATTTAATTTAGAGTCAAGTCAAGAGAATAATAAATACACTAATTTTCTGGTGCTTATTGAGTAATCTGTGGGGTTTGACTAAAAGGAGTGCTAATTTACAAAATTTGTAAAGTATTATGTTGCAATCCCGAAGCTTCTTCGACTTATTTTCCAATAATCTCTGTTAGTGTTGACTTGGCATTTTCCCCTATTATCTTTTATGAATTGGCAAATAGAAACATGTCATACCAATAGTAGTAAAGTCCGGAATTTCGTTAAGGCATTCAAATTTACTATAATATCTGTCACTGCACTCAAAAAGTAATATTTGTCCTATAAACACTCTATAAAGATGTTCAACTGATTGTTCATCATCAGTTTTAACTCTGCTACGTAGACACTGCAATTGATTTATTGGCAAAAGACGTAATCCAATTATCTTTATTCATGTTGGCTCTGCATTTTCCCTTATTATCTTTTATGAATAGGCAAATAGAAATATGTTATGCCCATAGCAGTAAAGTCAGGAATTTTAGGGTCTTCAAGATTTACTATAATATGTATGTGTGTGCGAATGTAATATTTGACTTATACACATAATTTGTTTTAGCGAAAGGTGTTCAACTGATTATCCTTCGTCAGTTGTAGCTCTTGTTAGAATAAGgatgataataataaaagaaatccAAAATAAACTTGCTTGGCTTAGAGGCACGTTAAGACGTTTCTTGAAGATAGTTGGAGTCTCTCCTACGAGCAAACAGAAGAATAAATAATAACTCTATCTTCGGGATTCAACTAAGCCACAACAAGTATTATTCAAGAAAGTTGCTCTTCTATTCTTGAATTGGTGATTTCACCTTTTGATCAATGTCTCTAAAGTTTTTAGGGGAAAATGTTTTCTTCAAGTGTTTGCCTTTTCCAAAAGAATGAAACACTATTTATAGGATAAAAATTACATAACATAAAAGTTTTCATTAAATAGGATTTAAAATAGGttcatgaatttttcttaaaatacatCCAACTTTCATGTAACTTTCAAGAACCTACAACGTAAAATACTAAATGAAGAATGTATTTTCAAATTCACATTCATTTAGTTTGAAAAACTTTTATCAGATGAaatgtttcaaaattaattaaaacattaacttaacaatcccccacttgtttcaagaaattttgaaaatatttttgagaCATTAATCTAGTAATATGCATCAATAATGGTGTCTTTTGGACTTGAACCATTAGCTAGTGAATACATTCTAAATCATTGACTACTTAGTGAACGAATCTTGAACTGAGTAGATCATTAAATGAAGTAGAAAAAATTATCAGTTGTTACTTTATTTTCAGAACTGTTTCTTCAATTCAAGAATAGAAGAGCAACTTTCTTGAATGTTACTTGTTGTGGCTTAGTTAAATCCCGAAGATagagttgttatttattcttcagTTCTCAATAAAATCAGATTTTATTGatttttgtgaaaaagaaggcATTGAAAAACAATTGACTACATCTtatacaccacaacaaaatggtgtagcagAAAGAAAAAATAGGACTTTCATAGAAATGGTTAATTCTATGCTTTATGGATCTGGTATGCCTGGAAATTTGTGGACTGAAGCCTTATTTTCAGCCTGTCATATTTTGAATCGAATACCTTCCAAGAAACTTGAGGCATCCCCTTATGAACTTTGGAAGAACCGAAAgccaaatataaattattttaaagtATGGGGTTGTTTGGCTCATGTTAGATTACCAGATCAACATTTGGCTAAGGTTGGCTATAGAGGAGTAGATTGTGTGTTTATTGGTTATTCTCAGACCAGTAAGGCTTATAGA
Protein-coding sequences here:
- the LOC132620124 gene encoding protein FAR1-RELATED SEQUENCE 5-like, whose product is MCETTPEEILQGNSHGLVDYEPKLGLEFDSDENPLNFYNEYARRVGFSVRREYLNTNKKLGYVTSRKITCYEGFRRNDKQKEQVKKSRRETRTGCQAHIIVTRQSTGKYRITKVELEHNHSLVPPTMVHMLPSHRKINEVQAHEIDLAEDAVLFSKATFDFMSLQAGGRVNLGYTKLDQKNYLGTKRQKAMRQGEAGVLLECFEKKRIDDPSFFSAADSKMIIDYEIFGDVLSFDTTYQTNREHRPLASFVGLNNHRKMVVFVGALMYDETSESFQWLFETFFKAMSGKKPITIFTDQDAAISKAISLVMPEVHHSLRCIYVYLDEDEFINAWNSILDEYNLHENEWLQGIYALREKLFAAYEKKFFSGGMNSTQLSESLNGDLKDYLQSDYNIVQFFKHYDRAIEDKRYNELQDTCDASQRFPVLKAQVPILAHAREVSKHGHAREYFVKVTEIGHISCTCLKFESMGILCCHIIRILDMVRGVSRSPTEYILKRWTIDAKAEDIKEVDGQYIEIKDPKLITMNRYRVLCPIFVRLEANVSETDDGYKEAIACANELSSKLKEIMKVTAPSLCTSSSGKDLLEANNSKDILTQAKGLKKKDGTRRKKGPKDSVSTGTIFENSDLSASQNMTCASLSHNSVFSLSMEYPSFTQMLTEPLCFNVDAHSQRSYSVPPDQANLFESRGSQKFQDNNTL